GATCTCGCCGAGGAGGCGCAACGTCTCGCGACGATGCTCGAATCCGCGGACGACCAGGCCGAGGTGCGCTCCGCATCCATCGCATGGGAGCCCGTCAACGGCGGCTACCGCTTCGATCAACGCGCCGAGGATGGCACGTGGCACCCGATTGCCGACGACGTGCTCGGGCCGCATCGCTGGGGGACCGAAATGACGGACGTGTCGATCCGCTTCACGGGCAGCGGCAACGCGACGCCGCGCATCGTCTTCGGCGACGAGAGCATCGACGTGCCCGTCACGGTGACGCTCGACTCGGATGGCGTGCGTCTGCAGGTGGTGGGCACGGGGATCGGCAGTTTTGCGGTGCGCAGACCATGACGCGAACCTTGGGGGCGACGCCTCGAACCGCTTCGTCAGGCGCGCGCGCGGCGAGCCTGATCGTGCTGCTGCCTTCGAGCGATCTGATCGCGCCGGCCGGCTGGCCAGCGACGCCGATGCCGTTTGCGCTGCTCGGGCGCAAGAGCGAGATGCTGCGCGCGGGACATGCTCCGTTCGACGCATTGCCGCAGGCCGG
Above is a genomic segment from Paraburkholderia phenazinium containing:
- a CDS encoding prepilin-type N-terminal cleavage/methylation domain-containing protein, encoding MQTSARGSSVGRHDALRARGGPGCRVSRRRPSAGFTLIEMLVVLLIAGLLIAIVALAPTRNRRTDLAEEAQRLATMLESADDQAEVRSASIAWEPVNGGYRFDQRAEDGTWHPIADDVLGPHRWGTEMTDVSIRFTGSGNATPRIVFGDESIDVPVTVTLDSDGVRLQVVGTGIGSFAVRRP